In the bacterium genome, one interval contains:
- a CDS encoding TetR family transcriptional regulator: protein MARRGLSGARPVDVAEEAGVSEATIYAYFPNRDVLVDAVLAEVGRHFLATTKAAFESEESLPVRYSAVFDAIADSAERDPDHARVWFDWASAMRGELGPRFLEAQSGLTEIMASAVRSTPKGERAGLELHPDDAAHLVLGAGEMMVRLQLAGRPRREIRRFVRSTLGMLFPDR from the coding sequence GTGGCACGCCGTGGCCTCTCGGGAGCGCGCCCGGTCGATGTGGCGGAGGAGGCCGGTGTGTCCGAGGCCACGATCTACGCCTATTTCCCCAATCGGGATGTTCTCGTCGACGCCGTACTCGCCGAAGTCGGGCGCCACTTCCTTGCCACTACGAAGGCCGCGTTCGAGAGCGAGGAATCGCTTCCCGTGCGCTATTCGGCCGTATTCGACGCCATCGCGGACTCTGCTGAGCGCGACCCGGACCATGCCCGAGTCTGGTTCGACTGGGCCTCGGCCATGCGAGGCGAGCTGGGGCCGCGCTTCCTCGAGGCGCAGTCAGGCTTGACCGAGATCATGGCGTCTGCGGTGCGGTCTACGCCGAAGGGCGAGCGCGCGGGCCTCGAGTTGCATCCTGACGACGCTGCTCATCTGGTGCTGGGCGCGGGTGAGATGATGGTCCGACTGCAGCTCGCCGGGCGTCCGCGACGGGAGATCAGGCGCTTCGTCCGATCGACACTCGGGATGCTGTTTCCCGATCGATGA